GGCTTTGCCCTGGCGGCGTCGGCCGGCGACGGCGGGGTAGAACAGCGGTATAGGAGActagagcggcggcggcggaggacacGCCCTGGCTTCAGGCCAACCCTACTGCTGAAGTAGAAAGCATCATATTTCGGTTTTTCCAACACTTGATCAGGAACCGGGCGCAGAAATTCCTTGAAGAGAAGGGGATGCCTACAACCAATGCCTAAATAAAGGCATATGTCGAAAAGTGCAACTACTAATAGATTCAGTAAAGGAAGGCCCGGAAAGGGCTGAGCTACTGCCAGAAATAGAAGAGGACGAATAATAGAAGAGGACTCAAGCAGGTTTGGTCCTATTTATCTGATGTGTTCTTAGAACCTACTACCCTCCCTCCTAAAAGATCATGTGACCATCAGATTCACCTCACGTTAGTCAACCAGTGAATCAAAGGCCTTATAGGTATTAACAGCACGGAATGAAATTGAAGCCATAATCAAGGAGTTACTCTTGAATGGCACTCTACAACCTAGTTCATGAGTGGTTCGTGGGATTTTGTCCTCGCTGAGACCAGCGGTTGACCTCACAGTCTTAATTTTatccttgtcgatgaagatgaaAAGTTAATCAATCTTTGAACAGATGACCACAGTGCATGTGTACCGACCAGCCAGCCCTATTATCTTAGGAGGTCAAGGATTTGTGCTGCCCCCGCATCTTGTCAGTGGGGATCGGTCAATGAGCTAGCCCTCGGTCAATAAAATTTGGGCTAGCCGCTTATAAACTTTATTTTAACTCTGATCTATTCATTAAACATCATAACAGTACAAGAATTCAAAAAGCAACAAAACTTACATCGATGTTCGTAGACCACTTAGCGACGACTACAAACTCTGAAGCGGCCGAACACGCACCGCCATCATCATCCCTCCTTGCCGGAGTCGGGCGAAACTTATTTTGGTATGACCAGTGCACCAGAACGACAACCGCTGCTGAAGAAGATAAGTATAGATCGGGCCCGCAGATGATTCCAGACTGGATCCAAAAAAATCCATGGAAGTCTAGCATCGATCGAATCCCCATGCTCAACAAATTACTATTAGAAGAATACATACAaagctaagagcatctccaacggctgCACAAAAATTTCGCACCTAATAAAAGTTATAGCGCGCCACTTTAGCACTTTTAATGTGTCGGACCAAAATCACTTCAGCAGACGCCCAAAAACGCGCGCCCAGAAAACATACAGTGCAAATTATGAAGCGCGCGCAATCCGGAGCCCAAAATATGATGCGCGCAATAGCGTTTTTCAGCGCGTGTCCTAAACTTTTTAGCGCTACAACATCTGCTAGAGTTGTTCAGCGCCAAAAAAAGAAATTTTAGTGTGTGGGGCTCTTTTTAGGtgcctgttggagatgctctaagagcGATCCCATGCTCAATACGTGGTGCTGAACGAGAGAAAGAGTGATCCCCATGCTCAACAGCATCACGGCCGGGTCCATTTTCTAGTCGGCCCAAACAGTAAGTACTACTCTAGCAACAGCATAAATATCAAAGTAGGAGTAACACTTTTTTTTCAGGGTGTTGGAGAGTAACACTTATCATGTCGACCATCCATCGAGAATAGGTACAATGCATGCACATGTCTCACCACAAATATCTCGGGAGGCACGTGAGCAACGGGAGTGGAGCTCACTGTTCGTCACTATACCGTACGTACGGCCGCCACCTTATATGCTGCATCGGCGCCACTTTGCCCCAGCACCAGCACCAGCGCCATTCAGCATGGGCGCGCCGGACACATCATGGGTGTTCGCGGACCTCGCCGTCGCCGACAGCTCCAGGTACAGTACCCGCTCGCGGCTGCTCCTCACGGGGCTCTCCTTCGCCATCGGCATCCTCACCCTCCTCCTCTACCTCGCCGTCTCCTatgcctgccgccgccgccgccgttgccgccgtcagCGCGGCGCTGGCGCGGGTGCAGGTGCGAAGGACCAGGAGGCCGGCATGAGCGACGCGGCGATCGTGTACGAGCAGGCCGACGCGCAGTCGGCGCCCATGGACTGCGCGGTGTGCCTCGGGCAGGTGGAGGCCGGCGAGAAGCTGCGTCGGCTCCCCAAGTGCGCGCATCTGTTCCACGCCGACTGTGTCCACGCCTGGCTGCAAGCGCACTCCACCTGCCCCATGTGCCGCGCCGCCACCACTGGCAGCACCCCGGCCACGGCAGCGGCGGCAGAGGCGCTGCCACCTGGTGTGGTTGCAGCTGGAAGCACGCCGCCTGCCTTGAACGGATGAATTGAATCACACTGACCGGAGAATAGCTAGAGTGATGGATAGACTAGCGACGCTGACTGGAGAATAGCCATAGCGTGGTCATGGCTGCGGCCACGGTGCGTGTACAGGAGTATGTGCGACGCCGAGTGTGCTTGTATTACTGTTTTTTTAGGGAAAGTGTGCTTGTATTACTGGCTCCGTTTCATAGTGCTCATACATATTTTTTCACAAGAAAAAAAGGCTTCAtaaattttgaccaaatttatagagaAAAAATCCATCTTTACAATATCAAATAAATATAACATGCCAAACGGCTCCGCTCGATGTCTCGAACCCGATCCTAACCTGCCGCCGTCATGGCCGCGTCGCCGCCTGGCTTACCGAAAGCCTGACCGAACGACACTTTTCAGGATCTCCACGTGCAAGCCCGACAGAAAGCTCGAAAGCCCTGCCTGAAATCATGGAAAAGAGAAGCATGAGCCTGGCCCGAACTTCCTTTCGAGGTGGAAAATTAGGCTCGTGCCGGGCTCGGGCTGGGTTGTTAGGTCGGGCTGTCCATGCCCTGGTTTACTCCTATTTGTGATGTGTTGAGGAATTCGCCACCCCGCGCCGACCCACCGTCAGACCGGTTAGTGCACCCGGGGGCTCGGCGCAACCTCTCctatctcctcctccccccctccCCCAGACGGTCACCCTCCGACCTTCTCTCGACGATTTGGATGACAAGGAGCAGGATGctcagaaggtgtttgatgcaaTACCCGAGAAGTAATTTTGGATTCAATTCGTCAATTTTAGTCGTATGCAACTTGTGTTTTGTGTAGATGACATTGAACTCACAATTCGCGTAGATGGGCTCGATTGTGGAGGCGTATTTGAAGATTCTTCAACTTCAGATGATTCCGATGATGATTTGTTCCAAGACGATGACTCGGAGGAGATTGTGCTGATGTTAACTCAATGTGGGTAGTGGGAAACAAGAAGAGTAAGCGTCCGGGCGTGTGAAGATTCCTTAAAAAAGATCGGCCGACAATgcaccactactaggaaaaaccttatacacagaactttagctgTAGCGCGTGTCAAAAGAGCACACTGGTGCTAAGTAGCACTAGCGCGCTGGTGTAAACGACGCTACAGATACaattgtagcagtagcgcgcctgaagataaaagcgctactactaaaatttccacggcttagccgataggctacacataaTAGTAGCGATCTACGTAGAACAGCGCTACCGCTACTTGCTTTGTAGCAACGCGTTTACGatgaaacgcgctactgctaaaagaaataaaattaaatggaaagcaaataaaaaagtaaatgaaaatgaaagaaataaaaaaaggtgaaaggaaaaaaaattaaatgtgaagaaaaataaatgaaaaaggagaaaaaagagaaaggagtagcagtagcgcgtatcgAGGAAAACGCTGTAGCTagcttagcagtagcgcacttcctggaacgcgctactgctacttctgACTTAACCGCGCGGTCGTTCTTCCCCACGACCACTTCCCCCAAATCCA
This sequence is a window from Aegilops tauschii subsp. strangulata cultivar AL8/78 chromosome 7, Aet v6.0, whole genome shotgun sequence. Protein-coding genes within it:
- the LOC109785508 gene encoding RING-H2 finger protein ATL3-like yields the protein MGAPDTSWVFADLAVADSSRYSTRSRLLLTGLSFAIGILTLLLYLAVSYACRRRRRCRRQRGAGAGAGAKDQEAGMSDAAIVYEQADAQSAPMDCAVCLGQVEAGEKLRRLPKCAHLFHADCVHAWLQAHSTCPMCRAATTGSTPATAAAAEALPPGVVAAGSTPPALNG